In a single window of the Saccharothrix australiensis genome:
- a CDS encoding uridine kinase family protein, with amino-acid sequence MRLIAVDGPSGSGKSTYAASLAAELGATVVPTDHFATWTDPVSWWPRLVSGVLVPLWAGRPGRYRRVDWSEGWPREGDWVTVEVPEVLVIEGVSAARRSIADRLDEAVWVELPDERERLERAVARDGEASRAHLVRWQAFERGWFAVDGTRDRADRIVTVS; translated from the coding sequence GTGAGGCTGATCGCGGTCGACGGGCCGTCCGGGTCGGGCAAGTCGACCTACGCGGCGTCGCTGGCGGCCGAGCTGGGCGCGACCGTGGTGCCGACCGATCACTTCGCGACCTGGACGGACCCGGTGTCGTGGTGGCCGCGGCTGGTGTCCGGCGTGCTGGTGCCGCTGTGGGCGGGCCGGCCGGGCCGGTACCGGCGCGTGGACTGGTCCGAGGGGTGGCCGCGCGAGGGCGACTGGGTGACCGTGGAGGTGCCCGAGGTGCTCGTGATCGAGGGCGTGTCGGCGGCGCGGCGGTCGATCGCGGACCGGTTGGACGAGGCGGTGTGGGTCGAGCTGCCGGACGAGCGGGAGCGGCTGGAGCGGGCCGTCGCGCGGGACGGCGAGGCGAGCCGCGCGCACCTCGTGCGGTGGCAGGCGTTCGAGCGGGGTTGGTTCGCGGTGGACGGGACGCGCGACCGCGCCGACCGGATCGTGACCGTGAGCTGA
- a CDS encoding endonuclease/exonuclease/phosphatase family protein, with product MRPTPLRVGLAVTAASALSLALVAPATAAPSPDALIAEVYGGGGNSGATLTQDFVELANRGTSPVALAGWSVQYLPASPSAASRWQVTPLTGAIEPGGRHLVAQARGNAGTVALPTPDTTGTTAMSATGGTVALVATTAALTCKTAADCAADTRVRDLVGYGSATVVREGTPTPDLSSTTSAARPALDDTDVNSADFAVGAPTPVNAAGQGTGGPGPDPDPEPGDRRIRDIQGRTRISPLLGAKVSGVPGVVTATRATGDRGFWFQDTSPDADPRTSEGLFAYTADLAPTVEPGDAVLVSGTVAEYRPGGDTPANANQTLTELAGVTVTVLSKGNALPAPVVLSPPDGYLPSAGGGSIEALELNPSIYGQDYYESLEGMYVQADDARVVGPTNGAGETWITTRPTQNPTARGGTNYLGYDQPNSGRIKVKAGSATPRPSNVGDVWRGATVGNVEYTRNGGYTLATKTVGEHVPGGITPERTDAARPHELSVATYNVENLAATNEQAKFDRLAAAVVGNLASPDVVVLEEIQDDNGATDDGTVTAGATLARFVDAVVAAGGPRYEWRQIDPRNKADGGEPGGNIRVAFLFDPARVSFVDRAGGDATTPVSVVKQRGRAALSASPGRVDPANPAWDNSRKPLAGEFLFRGRTVFVVANHFNSKGGDQAMHGRYQEPNRGSEVQRGRQAAALRAFVDQVKAVDRGANVVLAGDINDFQFSPAVATLTAGGSVVDLISALPPAERYSYVFEGNSQTLDHILISANIKRYRYDVVHVNAEFTDQASDHDPQVVKLRPSTGNARLDRMLFLLEDLADCLPER from the coding sequence TTGAGACCCACCCCGCTCCGCGTCGGTCTGGCCGTCACCGCCGCGTCGGCCCTGTCCCTCGCCCTCGTGGCACCGGCGACCGCCGCGCCCAGCCCGGACGCCCTGATCGCCGAGGTCTACGGCGGCGGTGGCAACTCGGGCGCGACGCTCACGCAGGACTTCGTCGAGCTGGCCAACCGGGGCACGAGCCCCGTCGCGCTCGCCGGCTGGAGCGTCCAGTACCTGCCCGCGAGCCCGAGCGCCGCGAGCCGGTGGCAGGTCACGCCGCTGACCGGCGCGATCGAGCCCGGCGGGCGCCACCTGGTGGCCCAGGCCAGGGGCAACGCGGGCACGGTCGCGCTGCCGACGCCCGACACCACCGGCACCACCGCGATGTCCGCCACCGGCGGCACGGTCGCGCTCGTCGCCACCACCGCGGCGCTGACCTGCAAGACGGCCGCCGACTGCGCCGCCGACACCCGCGTCCGCGACCTGGTCGGCTACGGCTCCGCCACGGTCGTCCGCGAGGGCACGCCCACGCCCGACCTGAGCAGCACCACGAGCGCCGCGCGCCCGGCCCTCGACGACACCGACGTGAACTCCGCCGACTTCGCGGTCGGCGCGCCGACGCCGGTCAACGCCGCGGGCCAGGGCACCGGCGGTCCCGGACCCGACCCCGACCCGGAACCCGGCGACCGGCGCATCCGCGACATCCAGGGCAGGACCCGCATCTCGCCGCTGCTGGGCGCGAAGGTCAGCGGCGTCCCCGGCGTCGTCACGGCCACCCGCGCCACCGGCGACCGCGGCTTCTGGTTCCAGGACACCAGCCCCGACGCCGACCCGCGCACCAGCGAGGGCCTGTTCGCCTACACGGCCGACCTCGCCCCGACCGTCGAGCCCGGTGACGCCGTGCTGGTCAGCGGCACGGTCGCGGAGTACCGGCCGGGCGGCGACACGCCGGCCAACGCCAACCAGACGCTCACCGAACTCGCCGGCGTGACGGTCACCGTCCTGTCCAAGGGCAACGCCCTCCCCGCGCCGGTCGTGCTCAGCCCGCCGGACGGCTACCTCCCGTCGGCGGGCGGCGGCAGCATCGAGGCGCTGGAGCTGAACCCGTCGATTTACGGCCAGGACTACTACGAGTCGCTGGAGGGCATGTACGTCCAGGCGGACGACGCCCGCGTGGTCGGACCCACGAACGGGGCGGGCGAGACCTGGATCACCACCAGGCCGACCCAGAACCCGACCGCACGGGGCGGCACCAACTACCTCGGCTACGACCAGCCCAACAGCGGCCGGATCAAGGTCAAGGCGGGCAGCGCCACGCCGCGGCCGAGCAACGTCGGCGACGTGTGGCGCGGCGCGACGGTCGGCAACGTCGAGTACACGAGGAACGGCGGCTACACGCTGGCCACGAAGACCGTCGGCGAGCACGTGCCCGGCGGCATCACCCCGGAGAGGACGGACGCGGCGCGCCCCCACGAGCTGTCCGTCGCCACCTACAACGTCGAGAACCTGGCCGCGACCAACGAGCAGGCGAAGTTCGACCGGCTCGCGGCGGCCGTCGTCGGGAACCTGGCGTCGCCGGACGTCGTGGTGCTGGAGGAGATCCAGGACGACAACGGGGCCACCGACGACGGCACGGTCACGGCCGGCGCGACGCTCGCCAGGTTCGTGGACGCCGTCGTCGCCGCCGGCGGCCCGCGCTACGAGTGGCGGCAGATCGACCCGCGGAACAAGGCCGACGGCGGCGAGCCGGGCGGCAACATCCGGGTGGCGTTCCTGTTCGATCCCGCGCGGGTGTCCTTCGTGGACCGGGCCGGCGGCGACGCGACCACCCCGGTGTCGGTGGTGAAGCAGCGCGGTCGCGCGGCGCTGTCCGCGTCGCCGGGCCGAGTCGACCCCGCGAACCCCGCGTGGGACAACAGCCGCAAGCCGCTCGCGGGCGAGTTCCTGTTCCGCGGCCGGACGGTGTTCGTGGTCGCGAACCACTTCAACTCCAAGGGCGGCGACCAGGCCATGCACGGCCGCTACCAGGAGCCGAACCGCGGTTCCGAGGTGCAGCGCGGTCGGCAGGCCGCCGCGCTGCGCGCGTTCGTCGACCAGGTGAAGGCCGTCGACCGGGGCGCGAACGTGGTGCTCGCGGGCGACATCAACGACTTCCAGTTCTCGCCGGCGGTCGCGACGCTGACGGCGGGCGGCTCGGTGGTGGACCTGATCTCGGCGCTGCCCCCGGCGGAGCGGTACAGCTACGTCTTCGAGGGCAACTCCCAGACGCTGGACCACATCCTGATCAGCGCCAACATCAAGCGCTACCGGTACGACGTGGTGCACGTCAACGCCGAGTTCACCGACCAGGCGAGCGACCACGACCCGCAGGTCGTGAAGCTGCGGCCGAGCACGGGCAACGCCCGCCTCGACCGGATGCTGTTCCTGCTGGAGGACCTGGCGGACTGCCTGCCCGAGCGGTGA
- a CDS encoding SAM-dependent methyltransferase: MTTTDDQVSPRSTAPTPEEVGAAYDRFGDLYAITTGDVGLHIGLWSHPDERAPAATLTDLANRAQERQTDHHIDLLALAPHEHLLDIGCGNGQPAVRVARRSGGRVTGITVSRSQLDRATEAARSAGLADRVSFRYGNVLALDFEDGSFDAAMAIEVFAHLDDRQRAFHETARVLRPGGHFLLSEFTLRGSPTEAETAAFQRTWYCAPPTTPAKVLEMADAAGLELVKVENMTQNCSFSGDLMGLLYAERHDEILDRYGPELVAEMDEVMPLVRSYTRDHLGYYLFLLRKPA; encoded by the coding sequence ATGACGACGACGGACGACCAGGTCTCCCCGCGGTCCACCGCCCCGACCCCCGAGGAGGTCGGCGCCGCGTACGATCGGTTCGGTGACCTCTACGCGATCACCACCGGCGACGTCGGCCTGCACATCGGCCTCTGGTCGCACCCCGACGAGCGCGCACCCGCCGCCACCCTGACCGACCTGGCCAACCGGGCGCAGGAGCGGCAGACCGACCACCACATCGACCTGCTCGCGTTGGCGCCCCACGAGCACCTGCTCGACATCGGCTGCGGGAACGGGCAGCCCGCCGTGCGCGTGGCGCGGCGCAGCGGCGGTCGGGTCACCGGGATCACCGTCAGCCGCAGCCAGCTCGACCGGGCCACCGAGGCGGCCCGGTCGGCCGGGCTCGCGGACCGCGTCTCCTTCCGCTACGGCAACGTCCTCGCCCTCGACTTCGAGGACGGCTCGTTCGACGCGGCGATGGCGATCGAGGTGTTCGCGCACCTGGACGACCGACAGCGGGCGTTCCACGAGACCGCTCGGGTCCTGCGGCCCGGCGGGCACTTCCTGCTCAGCGAGTTCACCCTGCGCGGGTCGCCGACCGAGGCGGAGACGGCCGCGTTCCAGCGGACCTGGTACTGCGCGCCGCCGACCACGCCGGCGAAGGTGCTGGAGATGGCGGACGCGGCGGGCCTGGAGCTGGTCAAGGTCGAGAACATGACGCAGAACTGCTCGTTCTCCGGCGACCTGATGGGGCTGCTCTACGCCGAGCGGCACGACGAGATCCTCGACCGCTACGGGCCCGAGCTGGTCGCCGAGATGGACGAGGTGATGCCGCTCGTGCGCTCCTACACGCGCGACCACCTCGGGTACTACCTCTTCCTGCTGCGGAAGCCCGCGTAA
- a CDS encoding DNA polymerase III subunit gamma and tau, with protein MALALYRKYRPATFAEVVGQEHVTDPLRTALGAGRVNHAYLFSGPRGCGKTSSARILARSLNCVNGPTPDPCGECNSCVGLAPNGVGSVDVVELDAASHGGVDDARELRDKAFYAPAESRYRVFIIDEAHMVTTQGFNALLKIVEEPPEHLIFIFATTEPDKVLPTIRSRTHHYPFRLIPPSSMRALLERNCAAEGVAVEPSVFPLVIRAGGGSARDTQSVMDQLLSGAGPEGVTYERAIALLGVTDVALIDDVVDGLSAGDGAAVFGTIDRLVDAGHDPRRFASDLLDRLRDLVLLHAVPDAADRGLVSAPDDVLAKMTAQREATRPATVTRWAEVLHQGLTEMRGSTAPRLLLELVSARMLLPSASDAESAVLQRVERLERYGPPAGAAGHAGSGGAGHAGAGSGGAGSGGAPGGAGPGGAGSGGVAQGGVGPGGVAPGGPAGAGGRFQRPSQRAAAPPADGAPARAAGPPAPEPAPHASSGSAPVRPSGAVGSSGGSAPVGASGGAVPPGGPVSSGGALPPSGAGQSGDAGQSGDAGQSGGSVPSGGAVPSGAVPPSGAVPAGGPASAHQAGGGEPAADQVAAQAAQAPASGVDVAEIRRRWPELCGIVRGIAGPSAGALLTNATIGAVEGTSVTVSHTSAPLARRLAEQRNTDAIATAFGQVFGGTWQVACVHGTPAAAPVRSAPPSRPQRPAPTRPSQASRAAEPSRQPPSRSAPVDDVPPPPEPPEPDEPLPPEPVDEEEMLAEAARPGAAGDQLDPEAVVLKLLADELGARPLKS; from the coding sequence GTGGCGCTCGCCCTCTATCGCAAGTACCGGCCGGCCACCTTCGCGGAGGTGGTCGGGCAGGAGCACGTCACCGACCCGCTGCGCACGGCGCTCGGGGCGGGGCGGGTCAACCACGCCTACCTGTTCTCCGGGCCGCGCGGCTGCGGCAAGACGTCCTCCGCCCGCATCCTGGCGCGCTCGCTGAACTGCGTGAACGGGCCCACGCCCGACCCGTGCGGCGAGTGCAACTCGTGCGTCGGGCTCGCGCCGAACGGCGTGGGCAGCGTCGACGTGGTGGAGCTGGACGCCGCCTCGCACGGCGGCGTGGACGACGCGCGCGAGCTGCGCGACAAGGCGTTCTACGCGCCGGCGGAATCGCGCTACCGGGTGTTCATCATCGACGAGGCGCACATGGTCACGACGCAGGGCTTCAACGCCCTGCTGAAGATCGTGGAGGAGCCGCCGGAGCACCTGATCTTCATCTTCGCGACCACCGAGCCGGACAAGGTGCTGCCCACCATCCGGTCGCGGACGCACCACTACCCGTTCCGGTTGATCCCGCCGTCCTCGATGCGTGCGCTGCTGGAGCGCAACTGCGCCGCCGAGGGCGTGGCGGTGGAGCCGTCGGTGTTCCCGCTGGTGATCCGGGCGGGTGGCGGTTCGGCGCGGGACACGCAGTCGGTGATGGACCAGCTGCTGTCCGGTGCCGGCCCCGAAGGGGTGACCTACGAGCGGGCGATCGCGCTGCTCGGCGTGACGGACGTGGCGTTGATCGACGACGTGGTGGACGGCCTGTCGGCCGGCGACGGCGCGGCGGTGTTCGGCACCATCGACCGGCTGGTCGACGCGGGTCACGACCCGCGCCGGTTCGCGTCCGACCTGCTCGACCGGTTGCGCGACCTGGTGCTGCTGCACGCGGTGCCGGACGCGGCGGACCGCGGCCTGGTGTCCGCGCCGGACGACGTGCTGGCGAAGATGACGGCGCAGCGCGAGGCGACCCGGCCGGCGACGGTCACCCGGTGGGCGGAGGTCCTGCACCAGGGGCTGACGGAGATGCGCGGCTCGACCGCGCCCCGGCTGCTGCTGGAGCTGGTGTCGGCGCGGATGCTGCTGCCGTCGGCCAGTGACGCGGAGTCCGCCGTGCTGCAACGGGTCGAGCGCTTGGAGCGGTACGGCCCGCCGGCGGGTGCCGCCGGTCACGCGGGTTCGGGTGGTGCCGGTCACGCCGGCGCTGGATCGGGTGGTGCCGGTTCCGGTGGTGCGCCGGGTGGTGCCGGGCCCGGTGGTGCCGGGTCGGGTGGTGTCGCGCAAGGTGGTGTCGGGCCCGGTGGTGTCGCGCCGGGTGGTCCGGCCGGTGCGGGCGGGCGCTTCCAGCGGCCGTCGCAGCGCGCCGCCGCGCCGCCCGCCGACGGCGCTCCGGCGCGTGCGGCGGGTCCGCCCGCGCCCGAGCCCGCTCCGCACGCGTCGAGCGGGTCCGCCCCGGTGCGGCCGTCGGGTGCCGTCGGGTCGTCGGGTGGGTCCGCTCCCGTCGGGGCCTCGGGTGGCGCCGTGCCGCCGGGTGGACCGGTGTCGTCGGGTGGCGCCCTGCCGCCGAGCGGTGCCGGGCAGTCTGGTGATGCCGGGCAGTCTGGTGATGCCGGGCAGTCGGGTGGGTCGGTGCCGTCCGGTGGTGCCGTGCCGTCCGGTGCCGTGCCGCCGAGCGGTGCGGTCCCGGCGGGTGGCCCCGCGTCCGCGCACCAGGCGGGCGGTGGCGAGCCCGCCGCCGACCAGGTCGCGGCGCAGGCGGCGCAGGCACCGGCGTCCGGGGTCGACGTGGCGGAGATCCGCCGGCGCTGGCCCGAGCTGTGCGGCATCGTGCGCGGCATCGCCGGCCCCAGTGCGGGCGCGCTGCTCACCAACGCCACCATCGGCGCGGTCGAGGGCACCTCCGTCACCGTCAGCCACACGTCCGCGCCGCTGGCGCGGCGGCTCGCCGAGCAGCGCAACACCGACGCGATCGCGACCGCGTTCGGCCAGGTCTTCGGCGGCACGTGGCAGGTGGCCTGCGTCCACGGGACGCCCGCCGCCGCGCCCGTCCGGTCCGCGCCGCCGTCCCGGCCGCAGCGGCCCGCGCCCACCCGCCCCAGCCAGGCGTCCCGCGCCGCCGAGCCGAGCAGGCAGCCGCCGTCCCGGTCGGCGCCCGTCGACGACGTCCCGCCGCCGCCCGAGCCGCCGGAGCCCGACGAGCCCCTCCCGCCGGAACCGGTGGACGAGGAGGAGATGCTCGCCGAGGCGGCCCGGCCCGGTGCCGCCGGCGACCAGCTCGACCCCGAGGCGGTCGTGCTCAAGCTCCTCGCCGACGAGCTGGGTGCTCGGCCGCTGAAGAGCTGA
- a CDS encoding helix-turn-helix domain-containing protein, whose protein sequence is MTPLSIDRTLLRHLRVSSRRTVTELAAEVGCTKGALSAIERGHRTPSPALLGRIADALAVEPADLLLRECPAPRG, encoded by the coding sequence ATGACCCCGTTATCGATCGATCGAACCCTGCTGAGGCACCTCCGGGTGTCGTCACGACGGACCGTGACCGAGTTGGCGGCCGAGGTCGGCTGCACGAAGGGCGCGCTCTCCGCGATCGAGCGCGGCCACCGGACCCCGAGCCCCGCGCTGCTGGGCCGAATCGCCGACGCGCTCGCCGTCGAGCCGGCGGACCTGCTGCTCCGCGAGTGCCCCGCACCCCGGGGGTGA
- the recR gene encoding recombination mediator RecR, with translation MYEGPVQDLIDELGRLPGVGPKSAQRIAFHLLAADPADIGRLQDALQKVKDGVVFCEVCGNVSAETTCRICRDPRRDLTLICVVEEPKDVLAVERTREFKGRYHVLGGALDPLSGVGPDQLRIRQLLTRIGTDVNEIIIATDPNTEGEATATYLVRMLRDFPGLTVTRLASGLPMGGDLEFADELTLGRALSGRRSM, from the coding sequence ATGTACGAGGGGCCCGTCCAGGACTTGATCGACGAACTCGGCAGGCTGCCGGGCGTCGGTCCGAAGAGCGCGCAGCGCATCGCCTTCCACCTGCTCGCGGCGGACCCGGCCGACATCGGCCGGCTCCAGGACGCGCTGCAGAAGGTGAAGGACGGCGTGGTGTTCTGCGAGGTGTGCGGCAACGTCTCGGCCGAGACGACCTGCCGCATCTGCCGCGACCCGCGCCGCGACCTGACCCTGATCTGCGTGGTCGAGGAGCCGAAGGACGTGCTGGCGGTCGAGCGGACCCGCGAGTTCAAGGGCCGCTACCACGTGCTGGGCGGCGCGCTGGACCCGTTGTCCGGGGTGGGCCCCGACCAGCTGCGCATCCGGCAGCTGCTGACCAGGATCGGCACCGACGTCAACGAGATCATCATCGCGACCGACCCGAACACCGAGGGCGAGGCGACCGCGACCTACCTGGTCCGGATGCTGCGCGACTTCCCCGGCCTCACCGTGACGCGGTTGGCGTCGGGGCTGCCGATGGGCGGCGACCTGGAGTTCGCGGACGAGCTGACGCTGGGCCGGGCGCTGTCCGGTCGGCGGAGCATGTGA
- a CDS encoding RNA polymerase sigma factor — MSVESTDSALAGGVARGDLAAFEVLVRRYSGRVYGLAFRMLGDRAEAEDVTQEVFATAWRRLDSLCEPAAVRTWLFRVAHRQCLGVLRRNRTDPVGDLPDWGATPVGAGQGPRDPSLVAEAVAAVAALRLALRRLPAAQRVAWLLAEVDELSYAEIALVVGASEESVRGRLARARVRLAEVMKVWR; from the coding sequence GTGTCGGTCGAGAGCACGGACTCCGCGCTGGCAGGCGGCGTCGCCAGGGGTGACTTGGCCGCGTTCGAGGTGCTGGTCCGCCGCTACTCCGGCCGCGTGTACGGGTTGGCGTTCCGGATGCTCGGCGACCGGGCGGAGGCGGAGGACGTGACCCAGGAGGTCTTCGCCACCGCGTGGCGCCGGCTGGACTCGCTGTGCGAACCGGCGGCCGTGCGGACGTGGCTGTTCCGGGTGGCGCACCGGCAGTGCCTCGGCGTGCTGCGGCGGAACCGGACGGACCCGGTGGGCGACCTGCCGGACTGGGGTGCGACCCCGGTGGGCGCGGGCCAGGGCCCGCGCGACCCGTCGCTGGTGGCGGAGGCGGTGGCGGCGGTCGCGGCGCTGCGGCTGGCACTGCGGAGGCTGCCCGCGGCGCAGCGCGTGGCGTGGCTGCTGGCCGAGGTGGACGAGCTGTCGTACGCGGAGATCGCGCTGGTGGTGGGTGCCAGCGAGGAGTCGGTGCGGGGCAGGCTGGCGCGGGCGAGGGTCCGGCTGGCCGAGGTGATGAAGGTGTGGCGCTGA
- a CDS encoding helix-turn-helix domain-containing protein produces MTRPEDGSDRLPDWPLGPYLREARRLAGLSVAEVARLAEVSHAKVRQLERGYAVRDGRRYAVGTTKTTVERVARAVGADIAQALGLVGITTDDPSGPGRRARPLDLSTVSDEDLLTEIARRFGARHRAD; encoded by the coding sequence ATGACCCGCCCGGAGGATGGCTCGGACCGGCTCCCGGACTGGCCGCTGGGGCCGTACCTGAGGGAGGCGCGCCGCCTGGCCGGGCTCTCCGTGGCGGAGGTCGCCCGTCTGGCTGAAGTCAGTCACGCGAAGGTGCGGCAGCTGGAGCGCGGGTACGCGGTGCGCGATGGCAGGCGTTACGCCGTCGGCACCACGAAGACCACGGTCGAACGGGTCGCGCGGGCGGTGGGGGCGGACATCGCGCAGGCGCTCGGGCTGGTCGGGATCACGACCGACGACCCGAGCGGGCCGGGCAGGCGGGCGAGACCATTGGACCTGTCCACCGTGTCCGACGAGGACCTGTTGACGGAGATCGCGCGCCGGTTCGGGGCACGACACCGGGCGGACTGA
- a CDS encoding YbaB/EbfC family nucleoid-associated protein yields the protein MQQILQQAQKMQQQLAVAQQELAEAEVTGTAGGGLVTAVVSGGGELKSLAIDPKVVDPDDVETLSDLVVAAVRDANRAAQELAAQKMGPLASGMGGVDGLGGLGGLFG from the coding sequence ATGCAACAGATCCTCCAGCAGGCGCAGAAGATGCAGCAGCAACTCGCCGTCGCCCAGCAGGAGCTGGCCGAAGCCGAGGTGACCGGCACCGCGGGCGGCGGACTGGTGACCGCCGTGGTGTCCGGTGGCGGTGAGCTGAAGAGCTTGGCCATCGACCCGAAGGTGGTCGACCCGGACGACGTCGAGACGCTGTCCGACCTGGTCGTCGCGGCCGTGCGGGACGCGAACCGCGCCGCGCAGGAGCTGGCCGCGCAGAAGATGGGCCCGCTGGCGTCCGGCATGGGCGGCGTGGACGGCCTCGGTGGCCTGGGCGGGCTGTTCGGCTGA